The genomic interval GGAAATAGGTCAAGCGAGCGAGAAATATTCGATAGACCCCTACTTGATAGCGGCGATGATCTACGAGGAGAGCAAGTTCAATCCGTCTTCCGAATCCCGGGCGGGTGCCGTCGGCTTGATGCAAATCATGCCCGATACCGGACGGTGGGTCGCGGGCAAGCAGAAGCGCAACTTTCATGTCGGCGACTTACTGGACTACAGGGTCAACATCGATATGGGTTGCTGGTACTTCGACTACCTGCGCGATAGATACGATGACGAGCGCCTGGCGCTGGCCGCGTACAACTCCGGCCACAAAAACGTCGACCATTGGCTTAACAAGGGCCTTCATAATAATGTCGACGACCTGATAAAGACGATTCCTTTCAAAGAAACCCGAGAATATGTTGAGAAGGTAATGAACACGAGACAGCGTTACGCCGACATCTATGCGGGTGAGTTCCGATAGGCGCGATGAGTGTCAAAACCTCTCGAATTCCGTAGAATAGAAGTACTATGAGTGATATGAACGACTTTAGAATCGAGGCCCCTTACGAGCCGAAAGGGGACCAACCGCAAGCTATAGAGAAATTGATCGCGGGCGTCAGGGGCGGATGCAACTACCAGACGCTCCTCGGCGTGACCGGCTCGGGTAAGACCTATACCATGGCTAAGGTCATCGATAATATCGGGCGACCCACCCTCATAATCGCGCCCAATAAGACCTTGGCGGCGCAGCTCTGCAACGAGTTCAAGTACTTCTTCCCGACGAGCGCGGTAGAATATTTCGTGAGCTACTACGACTATTACCAACCCGAGGCCTATATCCCGCATACCGACACCTACATCGAGAAGGACTCATCGATAAACGACGAGATAGACAAGCTGCGGCACGCCGCGACCAGCGCGCTCTTTACCCGACGCGACGTCATCATAGTCGCTTCGGTCTCCTGCATCTACGGCCTCGGCTCGCCCGAGGACTACCGGGCGACCGTCGTGTTTTTGAATAAGGGCGAAGACTACAACCTCGACCACATCTTAAAGAAACTGGTCAAAATAAAGTACCAGCGGAACGATTACAGTTTTACTCGGGGCACCTTCAGGGTACGCGGAGATGTGCTCGAGATATTTCCGGCTTACGATGAGATAGGTATCCGCGTCGAGTTCTTCGGCGATACGGTTGAGCGAATCGCCGGCATCGACCCGCTCACCGGCGAGATAATGCGCGAGCACGGGCGGACGGCCATCTATCCGGCGACGCACTTCGTCACCGTCGAAGATAAGATAGAGCGGGCGCTCAGCTCCATCCAGAACGAGATGGTAGACCGCGTAATAGAGCTAAAGGAGCAGGGGAAGCTTTTGGAGGCGCAGAGGCTCGAGCAGCGCACCAACTTCGACCTGGAGATGTTGCGTGAAGTCGGCTATTGTAACGGCGTCGAGAATTATTCGCGGCACTTTAGCGGCAAAGCGCCGGGCGAGCCGCCCGATACGCTCATCGACTACTTCCCGAAGGATTTGCTCGTCCTTATCGACGAGTCGCATATCACCGTCCCGCAGCTAAACGGGATGTACAACGGCGACCGCTCGCGCAAACTAACCCTCGTCGAGCACGGCTTCCGGCTGCCCTCGGCGGTCGACAACCGCCCCTTGCGCTTCGAGGAGTTCATAGAGAAAGTGCCGCAAATCGTCTTTGTAAGCGCCACGCCGGGGCCTTTTGAGGCGCGGGTCTCCGAGCAAGTCGCCGAGCAAATCATCCGCCCGACCGGGCTGGTCGACCCCGAAGTCATAGTAAAACCGACCGGAGGTCAAGTCGACGACCTCTTCGAC from Actinomycetota bacterium carries:
- the uvrB gene encoding excinuclease ABC subunit UvrB, which translates into the protein MNDFRIEAPYEPKGDQPQAIEKLIAGVRGGCNYQTLLGVTGSGKTYTMAKVIDNIGRPTLIIAPNKTLAAQLCNEFKYFFPTSAVEYFVSYYDYYQPEAYIPHTDTYIEKDSSINDEIDKLRHAATSALFTRRDVIIVASVSCIYGLGSPEDYRATVVFLNKGEDYNLDHILKKLVKIKYQRNDYSFTRGTFRVRGDVLEIFPAYDEIGIRVEFFGDTVERIAGIDPLTGEIMREHGRTAIYPATHFVTVEDKIERALSSIQNEMVDRVIELKEQGKLLEAQRLEQRTNFDLEMLREVGYCNGVENYSRHFSGKAPGEPPDTLIDYFPKDLLVLIDESHITVPQLNGMYNGDRSRKLTLVEHGFRLPSAVDNRPLRFEEFIEKVPQIVFVSATPGPFEARVSEQVAEQIIRPTGLVDPEVIVKPTGGQVDDLFDLIKTRIDKNERVLVTTLTKKMAEDLTDYYFELGVRVRYLHSDIDTLERVKILTDLRRGDFDVLVGINLLREGLDLPEVSLVAILDADKEGFLRSERSLIQTIGRAARNVSGQVVMYADSVTDSMSRAINETNRRRKLQKDYNEAHGIEPESIRKAVTDIIQSVVAESGKLYKARKDSDEIEKIPRQELENIIRALEEEMRTAAESLDFEKAALLRDEMFELRKAKEQKRGSGL
- a CDS encoding lytic transglycosylase domain-containing protein produces the protein MRLSKIAIIVVILPFFVIMWYQWSFTDRFDQVFYPLEYKEEIGQASEKYSIDPYLIAAMIYEESKFNPSSESRAGAVGLMQIMPDTGRWVAGKQKRNFHVGDLLDYRVNIDMGCWYFDYLRDRYDDERLALAAYNSGHKNVDHWLNKGLHNNVDDLIKTIPFKETREYVEKVMNTRQRYADIYAGEFR